One window from the genome of Nicotiana tomentosiformis chromosome 5, ASM39032v3, whole genome shotgun sequence encodes:
- the LOC138892504 gene encoding uncharacterized protein: MGSLAHLEASRRPLAREVHQLASLGVRLADSSEGGVIVKNRAESLLDVDVKEKQYGDPLLVQLKEGIQKHKTKACTLGMDDGSTKTYHDLKEVYWWSDMKINMADFVERCPNCQQVKAEHQWPGGLA; encoded by the exons atgggtagtttggctcacttggaggcaagCCGAAGGCCGTTGGCCAGGGaggttcatcagctagctagcttgggagttcgtcttgcagactctagtgaaggaggggtaattgtgaaaaatagggctgaatcattgcttgATGTGGATGTCAAAGAGAAGCAGTACggcgatccattgttggtacaactgaaggaggggattcaaaaacacaAAACTAAGGCTTGTACTCTTggtatggatgatg gttctacgaagacgtatcatgatctcaaggaagtttatTGGTGGAGTGACATGAAAATAAATATGGCGGACTTTGTGgaaagatgtccgaattgtcagcaagtgaaggccgaacaccaatggcctggtgggttggcatag
- the LOC138892505 gene encoding uncharacterized protein, with the protein MREIYEKFRIVHYNSTAYRPQINRAVKASSKNIKRILRKIVDNHRQWHKKLPFALLIYRTTMRTSTREMPYMLVYNTKAVIPAEVKIPSLRFIQEAKLDDVEWIRVRKEQLMLIDEKRMDAVCLGQLYQNRMDNAFNKRVKPRQFALGQLVLKKLFPRQEEAKGKFTPNVMPQTRKARPVPNRVNPVKQAC; encoded by the coding sequence AATTCCACAGCCTACAGACCACAAATAAATAGAGCAGTCAAGGCATCCAgcaagaatatcaagagaattctacggaagatagtggacaatcacagacAATGGCACAAGAAACTACCTTTTGCTTTACTTATTTATCGGACTACCATGAGGACATCCACTAGGGAAATGCCGTACATGTTAGTATACAACACTAAAGCTGTGATACCTGCGGAGGTCAAAATACCATCTTTAAGGTTCATTCAAGAAGCAAAATTGGACGACGTAGAATGGATACGGGTCAGAAAagagcaactcatgctcattgacgaGAAAAGAATGGATGCAGTATGTCTTGGTCAGTTATATCAGAACAGGATGGACAATGCATTTAACAAGAGAGTGAAGCCTCGCCAGTTTGCACTGGGGCAGTTGGTCTTGAAGAAACTCTTTCCCCGCCAAGaggaagccaaaggaaagttcacACCaaatgtcatgccccaaactcggaaAGCGCGACCGGTgcccaaccgagtgaacccggtcaagcaagcctgttag